AATTTTTTGCCATGTTACGGACAGCGACCATCGAAGGTGCCTATTCCGATCCTGTCTATGGCGGGAATCTTAATATGGAAGGCTGGCGGCAGATTCAATATCCGGGTCCTCAAATGGCATACACAAATGTCATTGACGGAGAATTTGAGGAAATAGATCCGATCAGTTTATATGATCATCATGAATAAACCATGGGCAATTATAAGGAGGTTGATTATGGTAACGGAGTTACCTAGAAAAGAAGCAGCCGTCATAGGTGTCGGCTGGGCCGGTGGGATTATTGCTGCTGAACTAGCGAAGGAAGGCATCGAGGTTATTGGATTGGAACGTGGCGCCGAACGTACCATTGATGATTTTATCATGCAAAAGGATGAACTGAAATATGCGGTTCGTTATGACCTGATGCAAGATTTATCGAAAGAAACATTAACATTCCGAAATGATCGCGATATGAGGGCATTACCGATGAGACAACTCGGCTCATTTTTGTTAGGCACAGATCTTGGTGGCGCCGGGGTCCATTGGAATGGGGTGTGCCCACGTTTCTTTCCATATGATTTTGAGATTCGTTCGCAGACCATCGATCGTTACGGTGAGGATAAAATTCCTGAAGATATGCCCCTCCAAGACTGGGGGATTAGCTATGACGAAATGGAAGAACACTTTGCCCATTTTGATGCAACGATCGGCACATCAGGTGAGGATAATGAAATGACGCCCTGGCGTTCAACGGAATTCCCAACTCCACCGATGGTCGAAACACCGGCGATTCGAATGTTTAAAGAAGCGTCAAGTAATTTGGGACTGCATCCTTATCAAGGCCCTTCTGCCAATTTATCGGAAGCGTATACGAACCCGGATGGCAAGACGATTCAACAATGCCAGTACTGCTCGTTTTGTGAACGTTTCGGGTGCGACTATCAAGCGAAATCCGACCCTATTATTACGGTCATTCCGACCGCAAGGGAAACCGGGAATTTTGAACTTCGCACGCATGCCAATGTACGAAGGGTTTCTTATGATGGTGAACGCACGGACGGGGTGTACTTCATTGATACACGAACCGGTGAAGAGTTTTTCCAACCGGCGGATATTGTTATTCTCACGACTTATGTGATGAACAACAACCGACTTTTATTACAATCGGAGATTGGAACCCCTTATGATCCGGATACCCAGACAGGTGTGATCGGAAAAAATTATTGCTATCAAATAATGGCATCCGTGCAAGGGTTCTTTGAAGAGCAATTTAATCTGTATGCTGGAGCAGGTGCTTTGTCAGGACAACTGGAAGATTACAACGCTGACAATTTTGATCATAGCGAACTCGATTTTATTCACGGTGGTACGATTTCACTTTCACAAACAGGGATTCGTCCGATTAATACCAATCCGGTCCCGCCGGGTACGAAACAATGGGGCAGTGAATTTAAAGAAGCAAATGCACATTACTTATTCCGGACGCTATCCCTTGGTTCTCAAGGAGCAAGCATGCCCTATGTGAATAATTATCTGGACTTGGATCCAACGTATACGGATAGCCTTGGAGACCCTTTATTACGGATGACTTATAATTTCACGGAGCAGGACCGCAATCTTGCCGCACATCAAACCGAGCGGATGCGAGAGATCATGCAAGAAATGGGCGCCAGCGACATTGTCGCTAATCCGGACATTGGTGATTATAACATCAGACCTTACCAGACGACTCATAATACCGGCGGTGTGATCATGGGAGCAGACCCGGATACGTCCGCAGTTAATAATTATTTACAAATGTGGGATTGCGAAAACCTCTTTGTTGTCGGAGCTTCCGCTTTTCCCAATAACAGCGGGTATAATCCAACACCAACGGTAGGCGCGTTGTCCTATCGAGCTGTAGAAGGCATAAAACAATATTATGAAAATCCGGGGCCATTGGCGTGAGGGGGGATTTTGAATGAAAAAAATCACACTGGCACTATGTACCTCCATCATTTTATCCGGTTTAGTTGCATGTGGAAACACAGATGAAAATAATGAAAACGCCGCGAATCCGGAAGGGGTTTCGGATGGATCAATTAATATGGATAAAGTGAGTCATCAAACGGACGAGCGTGATGATTTTACCGTTGATGATCGAGTGAAAAGGGATGAAGATCAGGGATCACGTAACAAAACAGACGGTCGTGGCACATTTTGGTTTAATAATCCTCAAGATGTGACGGATAAGGATACGTTTACAGAGGAAGAACGGGAAGCTGAAAAGGAACGAGCCCAGCGGTATGAACAGCCGGATCCCGTAAACGATGGAACAGCGGAGAGCATTGAACAAGCGATTAACGCGATGGATGATGTCGAGGAAAGTTACGTCGTCGTCGAGGGTGCACGCGTGATTGTCGGTATTCAGACCAAGGGGGACGATGTTGATCAAGTAATCACGGATATCGAAGAACGACTACAGGACGAAATAGAAGATAAAGAGCTGGTCGTCACCGATGATAAGGGTAGCTTTGAACAAATGCGTGAAATGCGGGAAGGTCGATAACCATACTTGTATTTCTTTAAGATGGCTAGTTTGAGTGCGATCGCTGCAAAAAACGGTGACTTTCGGTACAATGGATCGTAAATGGGAGGGATATGTCTATGGAATTTCGGATCGCAAGTGAGGAAGCCTTCAAAACGGAAGCGCCGTTTGGGGAATTGCTGATTTCCGGGGAGGATGAACACGGATTTCGGCCTTATCAACTCCTCGTATCAGCAATCGCCGGTTGCAGCGGGAGCGTGCTTAGGAAAATCATGAGAAAACGCCGCGTGGAGATCGGGGATATTCGCATTCACGCGGACGTGACGAGAAACGATGATGAGCCTCATGACGTAAAAACGGTGCACCTTCATTACACGATAGAAGCAGCAGGCGTTAAAGAAGAACTCATGGAAAAAATGTTGGAAATCGCAAAGAAGAATTGCTCCATCGTACAATCGGTAGAACCGGCGATTACCGTGACTGAGTCGTTTACATTAAACGCGTAACAAGCGGCAGTGCTTCATTTAAGAGGCACTGTTTTTTCTTTTCATGGATAATCGCGCCTTCCATAGATCATAATAAACGAAAATGATTAGGGAGGCTTTGGAATGAGAGGTTTTGTAGTCATCGCGTCGATGTTGCTTTTAAGCACGTCGATCGTCTTGCCGGAAAGCGTGGATGCCGATGAAGAAGATAACGATTCATTTGAAAAACCGGATCATGTCTATGACATTGCCAGAGAGAACACATACAGCAATACGGGCCGCGAGCAGCCTGAATTAGAGCCTTCGGAATTAACGAAAGACTTGCAGGAGACCACGGTAGAAACGATCGATAACCCTGAACTTGTGTCTTTGTTAAATGAATCGACCATCAAGGATTCGAAAATCCCTTTTGGCTCTAATGCTTCCATTTATTTAGGGACATGGGCGTTAAATTACGATTCCGAGCATACGGAAGTGAACTGGGAATACGAGAATATTAATACAAACGAACAGGATAACCGTGGGGGCGATGGTGTTGTCTCACTGCAGTACAAGCAACAGCAAAACAAAGAAGCCAAAGGGGAACTGAACAGCGACGTTCCTCAACTTGAAGGCGTCAAAAACTTGATGCAAATGAAAGCCTCAGACAAAACGTCGCTCCCGCTTTCTTTTAGCTCAACGGTTGGGCAAGGGACGGAAGCCGGGCCGAACTACCAAGTGGAAGGCAAGAAACTCGGGGTTTTGCAAGGTTATGTACCTGCTGTCCATGAAAAAGGCACCGTGACCTATGGAGAAGTGTATGTTGTCATGAAAGGGAATAAGCGTTTACTCGAGGTAAAAAACATCGAAAAACAAGCGGTGGACGGTTGGATTCCGGTCAAAGACCATGTGACGTTAACGTACCGAAATGGGTAAAACCTTCGCGATGAGGCGAAGGTTAAAGGTGACTCGTTCTGGATCGGAAGTCGACGTCTTGATAGTAAGCGTTTTTGACGAGGGCGTTCGGTCCGAGGCATTGAACAGACGGGCAGTGACAGTGAAGGGAACGCGCCAGCGAAGATTGTTTCCAGTTGGCAAACGCAGTCGTCAGCGGTGTGTTTTGGATATTGCCGAGGGCAGGTTCATCACCAAAATCGGTGACACTGATCTTGCCGCTAAATACATCCACATTTAAGCGATTGCGGCCATCAGGGTCATTTCTTACGGTCACATTCTTGCTCTCGTATAGTCGATTTAACAACTGAAGATCTTCCTCATCTTGATTACAGGCGTAAAAAGGCAATGTCCCGAAAAGCATCCACGTTTCACGATCACGATGATCAAGCAAGCGGTGAATGCCGTTTCTGATTTCCGGTAACGTCGCGATTGTAATGTTACTGGCGAAATCACTCGGATACATCGGGTGCACTTCGTGTCGTTGGCACCCCATCGCGACAATTTGGTCGTGGATCGCTTCAAGATGGGGCAACGTTCGTTTATTCAGCATGGTCTCCGCGGACACCATAATCCCTTGTCCCGTTAACGTTTTTGCATTGTCGATCATTCGCTCAAAGAATTGCTGGCGTTTTTCCCTATGGGGCGGGTTTTCCATATGAGCGAAACCGATGGCCGCAAAATCCTCAAAGCTTCCGTAATTGTGGGTAATATGTAGAACGTCGATGTATGGAAGAATCGCTTCATATTGGCTTAACGGCAACGTCAAATTCGAGTTGATTTGGGTGCTCACGCCGCGAGCCGAAGCGTAACGAAGCAGCGGCACGACGTACTGGTCCACGGATTTTTTAGAAAGCATCGGTTCTCCGCCCGTGATACTTAAGGCTCGGAGGTGCTCGACTTCATCCAGACGTTTCAGGAGCGAGTCGACAGGTAGTCCGTCCGAAGGGTCTCTACGGCTTAACATTGAACCGACGGCACAATGTTCACAACGCATATTGCACAGGGTGGTCGTTGTGAATTCGACGTTTGTGAGCGTATGCGTTCCAAGCCTAGCGTAATCTTCATAGGCTTCCCACGGATCGTTGGTCGGGGACATTGGTGCTTTTGCTTTACTGGTCATCATAATCTCCTTTTGTACGATAAGGGTGCGTATAAGAATGGGCTTTGACTTTTCCCTTTTTTGGCGGGAAGATAAGTTTTCTAACGTGATACTATTCAAGGATACAAAAAATGGCGAATGAAGAAAAGGAGGGCGAATAAAATGGGAAGAGGGCGAAGGAAAAAATGGGGGACGCTATTGCTCATGTCGCTCCTTTTATTCATGCTCGCCAGTCATTCAACTTATGGTGAAAACGCGTACGATTGGAATTTTAAACCGGCGAAAAACAATCAACCGCCTACGACAGAACCTCATTATATCGAGTTGCTCGATCGTTATAATGGGTATTTTATTGGCGATACGGATTCTAAAAATATATATCTTACGTTTGACAGCGGTTATGAAAATGGCTGCACAGACGTTATTTTGGATGTATTAAAAGAGAAGGATGTTCCGGCTGCCTTTTTTGTTACCGGCTATTACTTTGATCGCGAAGTGGATTTAATCAAAAGGATGGATGAGGAAGGGCATATTGTCGGCAATCATTCCTGGAATCACCCGAGTTTTCCTGATTTAAATGATAACGAAGTGGTTTCGGAGCTATCCAGGGTGGAGGAGGCATTTAAAGCATTGACGGGGAAGGAAATGAACTATTTACGCCCCCCCCGCGGTACATTTAATGAAAGAACGATGAAAATTGCAAAAGAAGAAGGGTACCAGCATATATTCTGGTCGTTTGCTTATGTCGATTGGAACCCTGATTCGCAAAAAGGCAAAGCCTATGCCTATGATAGGATTATGGACCGTGTTCATCCCGGAGCGGTACTTCTGCTCCATTCGGTATCGAAAGACAACGCAGCAGCACTTGGTGATGTCATTGACGCCCTGGAATCAGAAGGCTACCAATTTCAATCATTGGACCATCTAAGCGGTCGGCGAATTTTACCATTAGATCAATGAACATTCTTCCATTTCCCAATGTAGTCGGCGACTTTTTGCAGGGTGTTTAA
The Salicibibacter kimchii DNA segment above includes these coding regions:
- a CDS encoding YfkD family protein gives rise to the protein MRGFVVIASMLLLSTSIVLPESVDADEEDNDSFEKPDHVYDIARENTYSNTGREQPELEPSELTKDLQETTVETIDNPELVSLLNESTIKDSKIPFGSNASIYLGTWALNYDSEHTEVNWEYENINTNEQDNRGGDGVVSLQYKQQQNKEAKGELNSDVPQLEGVKNLMQMKASDKTSLPLSFSSTVGQGTEAGPNYQVEGKKLGVLQGYVPAVHEKGTVTYGEVYVVMKGNKRLLEVKNIEKQAVDGWIPVKDHVTLTYRNG
- a CDS encoding GMC family oxidoreductase produces the protein MVTELPRKEAAVIGVGWAGGIIAAELAKEGIEVIGLERGAERTIDDFIMQKDELKYAVRYDLMQDLSKETLTFRNDRDMRALPMRQLGSFLLGTDLGGAGVHWNGVCPRFFPYDFEIRSQTIDRYGEDKIPEDMPLQDWGISYDEMEEHFAHFDATIGTSGEDNEMTPWRSTEFPTPPMVETPAIRMFKEASSNLGLHPYQGPSANLSEAYTNPDGKTIQQCQYCSFCERFGCDYQAKSDPIITVIPTARETGNFELRTHANVRRVSYDGERTDGVYFIDTRTGEEFFQPADIVILTTYVMNNNRLLLQSEIGTPYDPDTQTGVIGKNYCYQIMASVQGFFEEQFNLYAGAGALSGQLEDYNADNFDHSELDFIHGGTISLSQTGIRPINTNPVPPGTKQWGSEFKEANAHYLFRTLSLGSQGASMPYVNNYLDLDPTYTDSLGDPLLRMTYNFTEQDRNLAAHQTERMREIMQEMGASDIVANPDIGDYNIRPYQTTHNTGGVIMGADPDTSAVNNYLQMWDCENLFVVGASAFPNNSGYNPTPTVGALSYRAVEGIKQYYENPGPLA
- a CDS encoding OsmC family protein — encoded protein: MEFRIASEEAFKTEAPFGELLISGEDEHGFRPYQLLVSAIAGCSGSVLRKIMRKRRVEIGDIRIHADVTRNDDEPHDVKTVHLHYTIEAAGVKEELMEKMLEIAKKNCSIVQSVEPAITVTESFTLNA
- the yfkAB gene encoding radical SAM/CxCxxxxC motif protein YfkAB: MTSKAKAPMSPTNDPWEAYEDYARLGTHTLTNVEFTTTTLCNMRCEHCAVGSMLSRRDPSDGLPVDSLLKRLDEVEHLRALSITGGEPMLSKKSVDQYVVPLLRYASARGVSTQINSNLTLPLSQYEAILPYIDVLHITHNYGSFEDFAAIGFAHMENPPHREKRQQFFERMIDNAKTLTGQGIMVSAETMLNKRTLPHLEAIHDQIVAMGCQRHEVHPMYPSDFASNITIATLPEIRNGIHRLLDHRDRETWMLFGTLPFYACNQDEEDLQLLNRLYESKNVTVRNDPDGRNRLNVDVFSGKISVTDFGDEPALGNIQNTPLTTAFANWKQSSLARSLHCHCPSVQCLGPNALVKNAYYQDVDFRSRTSHL
- a CDS encoding YhcN/YlaJ family sporulation lipoprotein; translated protein: MKKITLALCTSIILSGLVACGNTDENNENAANPEGVSDGSINMDKVSHQTDERDDFTVDDRVKRDEDQGSRNKTDGRGTFWFNNPQDVTDKDTFTEEEREAEKERAQRYEQPDPVNDGTAESIEQAINAMDDVEESYVVVEGARVIVGIQTKGDDVDQVITDIEERLQDEIEDKELVVTDDKGSFEQMREMREGR
- the pdaA gene encoding delta-lactam-biosynthetic de-N-acetylase; this encodes MGRGRRKKWGTLLLMSLLLFMLASHSTYGENAYDWNFKPAKNNQPPTTEPHYIELLDRYNGYFIGDTDSKNIYLTFDSGYENGCTDVILDVLKEKDVPAAFFVTGYYFDREVDLIKRMDEEGHIVGNHSWNHPSFPDLNDNEVVSELSRVEEAFKALTGKEMNYLRPPRGTFNERTMKIAKEEGYQHIFWSFAYVDWNPDSQKGKAYAYDRIMDRVHPGAVLLLHSVSKDNAAALGDVIDALESEGYQFQSLDHLSGRRILPLDQ